A stretch of Triticum aestivum cultivar Chinese Spring chromosome 1D, IWGSC CS RefSeq v2.1, whole genome shotgun sequence DNA encodes these proteins:
- the LOC123182227 gene encoding protein YIPF1 homolog — protein sequence MDEGYASLPTSHLLGSVPAVAVAPDERKPGAPAEVGNAAATSRLQQFPPAPAANGGGYQPPGSPLGGDVETQTNWKGYFNVASYTPYFNVDTDVVVDRLISSVYPMEGFFRKIDVNPDMYGPLWITTTLIFMLAAFGNFATYLMQRKSDLNIWNFDVSYFSLAASVMYGYAIVVPAAFFFLFQYFGSRPSLIRFWCMWGYSLFIFVPASILLLIPVEFLRWVIIAGAGGASSWFIFLNLKECTEGADMMALIASASVLQFALALFIKVFFFA from the exons ATGGACGAGGGCTACGCCAGCCTCCCCACCAGCCACCTCCTCGGCTCCGTCCCC gctgtggctgTGGCTCCCGATGAGAGGAAGCCCGGTGCTCCCGCCGAAG TTGGAAATGCCGCTGCCACCTCGCGCCTGCAGCAGTTTCCGCCTGCTCCTGCTGCGAACGGAGGAGGGTACCAGCCTCCAGGGAGCCCTCTAG GTGGAGATGTAGAAACACAGACAAACTGGAAAGGATACTTCAATGTTGCCTCTTATACTCCATATTTCAATGTTGATACTGATGTCGTTGTTGACAGACTTATCAGTTCAGTTTATCCAATGGAGGGATTTTTCAGGAAGATAGATGTTAATCCTGACAT GTATGGGCCCTTATGGATCACCACTACACTGATATTTATGCTGGCTGCATTCGGAAACTTTGCCACTTATCTAATGCAAAGGAAAAGTGATCTGAATATATGGAACTTTGATGTTAGCTATTTCAGTTTGGCGGCATCAGTCATGTACGGTTATGCTATCGTGGTACCTGCTGCATTCTTTTTCCTGTTTCAGTACTTTGGATCACGCCCAAGCCTTATCCGGTTTTGGTGTATGTGGGGCTATTCTCTGTTTATCTTCGTACCAGCATCT ATACTGCTACTTATTCCCGTGGAATTTCTTCGCTGGGTCATCATAGCTGGTGCCGGTGGTGCATCATCTTGGTTCATCTTTTTAAACTTGAAGGAATGCACCGAAGGAGCTGATATGATGGCTTTGATCGCAAGTGCATCAGTGCTGCAGTTTGCTCTGGCACTGTTCATCAAAGTTTTCTTTTTTGCCTGA
- the LOC123182229 gene encoding uncharacterized protein At2g39795, mitochondrial, which produces MAIASALRRAPRAAAAARALFVALGSPRSGRVGPPHPRAAPVAPLSSLSAPQPSAVADAQLLRVITYEISRAQLDCRNRNWAKELGEGFPFEIRDKEGTNRITLTRTHQDEQIEVEVLLPSPVDGAAQDDGEREEDDQAEDGKKQGHAGGDVPNRYCIPLTVRIRKGAAASCLEISCRSYPTGFVVERLEFESAGGTAFSDIPGELPKALHLYLGSRGISTHFTYFMHAYMITKECHEYLSWLRKLKGLVKG; this is translated from the exons ATGGCCATCGCATCCGCCCTACGCCGCGCCcccagggcggcggcggccgcgcgCGCCCTCTTCGTCGCCCTGGGCAGCCCGCGCAGCGGACGCGTCGGCCCTCCCCACCCTCGCGCGGCGCCCGTCGCCCCACTCTCATCCCTCTCCGCCCCGCAGCCGAGCGCCGTCGCCGACGCCCAACTCCTCCGGGTCATAACCTACGAGATCTCCCGCGCCCAGCTCGACTGCAGGAACCGCAACTGG GCGAAGGAACTAGGGGAAGGCTTCCCCTTCGAGATCAGAGACAAGGAGGGCACCAACAGGATAACGCTCACGAGGACCCATCAGGACGAGCAGATCGAGGTGGAGGTGCTCCTGCCCAGCCCCGTCGACGGAGCTGCGCAAGACGACGGCGAGCGGGAAGAGGATGACCAAGCTGAAGACGGCAAGAAACAGGGCCACGCCGGTGGCGATGTCCCAAATAGGTACTGCATCCCGCTCACTGTGAGGATTCGCAAAGGGGCGGCGGCTTCATGCTTGGAGATCAGCTGCCGCTCCTACCCCACGGGGTTCGTCGTCGAGAGGTTGGAGTTTGAATCTGCTGGTGGAACTGCTTTCAG TGACATTCCTGGGGAGCTTCCGAAGGCTTTGCATCTCTACTTGGGAAGTAGGGGCATCTCGACACATTTTACCTACTTCATGCATGCGTACATGATAACCAAGGAGTGCCATGAGTACTTGTCCTGGTTGAGAAAACTCAAAGGTCTGGTGAAGGGTTGA